In a genomic window of Caloenas nicobarica isolate bCalNic1 chromosome 1, bCalNic1.hap1, whole genome shotgun sequence:
- the LOC135993310 gene encoding basic proline-rich protein-like, translating into MLCPARPPPPPPPVGAGRVTPRVRDSAGRVSPARRGKPGRTVAPPGRPGNRRPATWAQPGTVAPWPDNVAWRRVPGRASGGGSRRGRAAASRRGRGRPWARDAGRSPPAPPAEGAGRRPGGGGRRGEAAAAAAGDEGPAERRMPPPRPPGSNFAENYQPRNPRARPASPGRASNLMPQREPQPAAPPAPGLLLPPQQPGLPAASRCRRSPWPRRAWVPRRPGRRQRGMRRPRAP; encoded by the exons ATGCTGTGTCCCGCTCGGCCCCCGCCACCACCGCCGCCCGTGGGAGCGGGCAGGGTCACCCCCCGGGTCCGGGACAGTGCGGGgagggtgtccccagcccgcCGAGGGAAGCCGGGCCGAACCGTGGCCCCGCCGGGGCGTCCCGGGAACCGGCGGCCAGCCACCTGGGCTCAGCCGGGGACGGTGGCACCGTGGCCGGATAACGTGGCGTGGCGGCGGGTCCCGGG GCGAGCGAGCGGCGGAGGAAGCCGGCGCGGGCGAGCCGCCGCCagccgccggggccgcggccgcccaTGGGCGCGGGACGCGGGGCGCAGCCCCCCAGCGCCGCCGGCTGAGGGCGCGGGGCgacggcccggcggcgggggcaggcgaggggaggcggcggcggcggcggccggcgaTGAAGGGCCGGCGGAGAGGAGGATGCCCCCGCCTCGCCCGCCGGGCTCTAACTTCGCGGAGAACTATCAGCCACGCAACCCCCGCGCCCGCCCTGCCTCTCCCGGCCGCGCGTCCAACTTAATGCCCCAGCGGGAgccccagccagcagcccccccggcccccggcctcctcctccccccgcaGCAGCCCGGGCTCCCGGCGGCCTCCCGCTGCCGGCGGAGCCCCTGGCCCCGGCGCGCCTGGGTCCCGCGGCGCccggggcggcggcagcgcggcaTGCGGCGGCCCCGCGCACCATGA